In the genome of Nocardioides marmoribigeumensis, one region contains:
- a CDS encoding flavin-containing monooxygenase, translated as MARRTAERLDLVVVGAGLSGIGAAHHFSTAFPDRSYAVLEGRGAMGGTWDLFRYPGVRSDSDMVTLGYSFRPWTDPTTMAGGDAIRDYIRDTAREGGIDGHVRYHHRVLAADWSSEDGEWRLTVERGAPDEEPVTEEIRASFLMGCTGYYRYDQGYTPELPGQDDFRGQLVHPQHWPEDLDYTGKRVVVIGSGATAITLVPALTDRAEHVTMLQRTPTYITSLPAEDPFFTSRLGRALPEGLRYRVARTKNVVLQSFFYQLARRRPDTVRAMLRKATMRQVPDVDVDTHFNPPYNPWDQRLCVVPGGDLFRALRKEKASVVTDRIARLDATGILLESGEHLEADIVVTATGLNLLAFGGIDVRVDGKPVDLPQTMVYRGAMLSGVPNFAFVVGYTNASWTLKADLVCGYVMRLLGHMQRAGQAVVTPTREPDVEEAPFLDFASGYVQRSVADFPRQGSREPWKLRQNYFYDAWKLGRASFEDSALSFSNPSHEPDPESSLTR; from the coding sequence GTGGCACGACGCACCGCCGAGCGCCTCGACCTGGTCGTCGTCGGCGCCGGCCTCTCCGGCATCGGGGCGGCCCACCACTTCTCGACCGCGTTCCCCGACCGGTCCTACGCGGTCCTCGAGGGGCGCGGGGCCATGGGCGGCACGTGGGACCTGTTCCGCTACCCCGGCGTGCGGTCGGACTCCGACATGGTGACGCTGGGCTACTCGTTCCGGCCGTGGACCGACCCGACGACGATGGCCGGGGGCGACGCGATCCGTGACTACATCCGCGACACCGCGCGGGAAGGCGGCATCGACGGTCACGTCCGCTACCACCACCGCGTCCTCGCGGCCGACTGGTCCTCCGAGGACGGGGAGTGGCGCCTGACCGTCGAGCGCGGCGCTCCCGACGAGGAGCCGGTGACCGAGGAGATCCGGGCCAGCTTCCTGATGGGGTGCACCGGCTACTACCGCTACGACCAGGGCTACACCCCCGAGCTCCCCGGCCAGGACGACTTCCGCGGGCAGCTGGTCCACCCGCAGCACTGGCCCGAGGACCTCGACTACACCGGCAAGCGCGTCGTGGTCATCGGGTCGGGGGCCACCGCGATCACGCTGGTGCCCGCGCTGACCGACCGCGCGGAGCACGTCACGATGCTGCAGCGCACGCCGACGTACATCACCTCGCTGCCGGCGGAGGACCCCTTCTTCACCTCGCGCCTGGGCCGCGCCCTGCCCGAGGGACTGCGCTACCGCGTGGCGCGGACGAAGAACGTCGTGCTGCAGTCGTTCTTCTACCAGCTGGCGCGCAGGCGGCCCGACACCGTGCGCGCCATGCTCCGCAAGGCCACCATGCGGCAGGTGCCCGACGTGGACGTCGACACCCACTTCAACCCGCCCTACAACCCCTGGGACCAGCGACTGTGCGTCGTGCCCGGTGGTGACCTCTTCCGCGCGCTGCGCAAGGAGAAGGCCTCGGTCGTCACCGACCGCATCGCCCGCCTCGACGCCACCGGGATCCTGCTGGAGTCCGGCGAGCACCTCGAGGCCGACATCGTCGTCACCGCAACCGGGCTCAACCTGCTGGCCTTCGGCGGCATCGACGTGCGCGTCGACGGCAAGCCGGTCGACCTCCCCCAGACGATGGTCTACCGCGGGGCGATGCTCAGCGGGGTGCCCAACTTCGCCTTCGTGGTGGGCTACACCAACGCCTCGTGGACCCTCAAGGCCGACCTGGTGTGCGGCTACGTCATGCGCCTCCTCGGGCACATGCAGCGCGCCGGGCAGGCCGTGGTGACCCCGACCAGGGAGCCCGACGTGGAGGAGGCGCCGTTCCTGGACTTCGCCTCGGGCTACGTGCAGCGCTCGGTCGCGGACTTCCCCCGCCAGGGGTCGAGGGAGCCGTGGAAGCTCCGGCAGAACTACTTCTACGACGCCTGGAAGCTGGGGCGGGCGTCCTTCGAGGACAGCGCCCTGAGCTTCTCCAACCCCTCCCACGAGCCCGACCCGGAGTCCAGCCTCACGCGCTGA
- a CDS encoding DUF4192 domain-containing protein, translated as MTTFPLDPQDPDPRDARDVPATRPPRALRLRTEADVLAFVPYSLGFHPHDSLVVIGVGAHGRPMTGRADLSGDADEARECARTLADAVSVNGSVLAVVVAYTDDPLWAALSAESLLEELADRHVPVAHVFRADGTHWFPLLPGDAGWSDATAGEPYDLDVHALTAESVAEGRVTYADREELAASLDPASPELVEAVADALDGLAALTGRGALRAEAQWAAAWVRHRVGHPVEVPRWPTAEDTARLLRVLAVPAARDVVLAEVTLPTARAQVPLWRALARLAPDGHRGPVSAMLAFAAWLDGDGALAWCAVDRARAADPEIGLATVVAGVLENALPPTTWQPVDPASLPLLSA; from the coding sequence ATGACGACCTTTCCCCTGGACCCGCAGGACCCCGACCCCCGTGACGCCCGTGACGTCCCTGCCACCCGGCCCCCGCGTGCCCTCCGGCTGCGCACCGAGGCCGACGTGCTCGCCTTCGTGCCCTACAGCCTGGGCTTCCACCCGCACGACTCCCTGGTCGTGATCGGGGTGGGCGCGCACGGCAGGCCCATGACCGGTCGCGCCGACCTCAGCGGCGACGCCGACGAGGCGCGCGAGTGCGCCCGCACGCTCGCCGACGCGGTGAGCGTCAACGGCTCGGTGCTCGCGGTCGTCGTGGCCTACACCGACGACCCCCTCTGGGCGGCGCTCTCCGCCGAGTCGCTGCTCGAGGAGCTCGCCGACCGGCACGTGCCGGTGGCCCACGTCTTCCGGGCCGACGGCACCCACTGGTTCCCGCTGCTGCCGGGTGACGCGGGCTGGTCCGACGCCACCGCAGGCGAGCCCTACGACCTCGACGTCCACGCGCTCACCGCCGAGTCCGTGGCGGAGGGGAGGGTGACCTACGCCGACCGCGAGGAGCTGGCGGCGAGCCTCGACCCCGCCTCGCCCGAGCTGGTCGAGGCGGTCGCCGACGCCCTCGACGGGCTGGCGGCCCTGACCGGCCGGGGCGCGCTGCGCGCGGAGGCGCAGTGGGCCGCGGCCTGGGTCCGCCACCGGGTCGGCCACCCCGTCGAGGTGCCCCGCTGGCCCACGGCCGAGGACACCGCACGGCTGCTGCGGGTGCTGGCCGTGCCGGCGGCTCGCGACGTGGTCCTCGCCGAGGTGACCCTGCCCACCGCACGCGCGCAGGTGCCGCTGTGGCGCGCGCTGGCCCGGCTGGCGCCCGACGGCCACCGTGGGCCGGTCAGCGCGATGCTCGCGTTCGCCGCCTGGCTCGACGGCGACGGCGCCCTGGCCTGGTGCGCCGTGGACCGCGCCCGGGCCGCCGACCCCGAGATCGGCCTCGCCACGGTCGTGGCAGGCGTGCTCGAGAACGCACTGCCGCCGACGACCTGGCAACCGGTCGACCCGGCGTCCCTGCCGCTGCTCAGCGCGTGA
- a CDS encoding DNA polymerase IV encodes MRAEPTILHVDLDAFFAAIEQRDKPSLRGKPVVVGGTGGRGVVATASYEARVFGVHSAMSTREARSRCPHAAYLSGRHHVYREVSRLIMAELRGLSPLVEPLSVDEAFVDLAAGDLPGTDPDSLAQVGQALKDRIHEVTGGLTASVGIASSKLVAKIASDLDKPDGLVVVPAGTEAELIGPMPVRVIPGVGPATGERLRRVGVTTVEDLRRISQDELVRLVGQAHGNGLFALCRAEDDRPVVAEREAKSVSNEDTYDTDLVDKRLLEGLLTKQARGVAERLRKARLSGRTVSIKVRLHDFTTHSRSTTLPSPTDDPATIGRLARALLAEVDTSEGVRLLGVGVSGLADWIQEDLFALEEESAEPESEEVDAAVVRRRAGWSPGMDVEHTEHGPGWVWGSGVGRVTVRFETAATGPGPVRTFADDDPALSPLRRPSAEDEAD; translated from the coding sequence GTGCGTGCCGAGCCGACGATCCTCCACGTCGACCTCGACGCGTTCTTCGCCGCGATCGAGCAGCGCGACAAGCCGTCGCTGCGGGGCAAGCCGGTCGTGGTCGGGGGGACGGGCGGGCGCGGCGTGGTCGCCACGGCGTCCTACGAGGCCCGGGTCTTCGGGGTGCACTCGGCGATGTCGACCCGGGAGGCGCGGTCGCGGTGCCCGCACGCGGCGTACCTCTCCGGACGCCACCACGTCTACCGCGAGGTCAGCCGGCTGATCATGGCCGAGCTCCGCGGGCTGTCGCCGCTGGTCGAGCCGCTGAGCGTCGACGAGGCCTTCGTCGACCTCGCGGCCGGCGACCTGCCGGGCACCGATCCCGACTCGCTCGCGCAGGTCGGCCAGGCCCTCAAGGACCGCATCCACGAGGTGACCGGCGGCCTCACCGCGTCGGTGGGCATCGCCTCGTCCAAGCTGGTCGCCAAGATCGCCAGCGACCTCGACAAGCCCGACGGCCTGGTCGTGGTGCCCGCCGGCACCGAGGCCGAGCTGATCGGGCCGATGCCGGTGCGGGTCATCCCCGGCGTGGGCCCGGCCACCGGCGAGCGCCTGCGCCGCGTGGGCGTCACGACGGTGGAGGACCTGCGCCGGATCTCCCAGGACGAGCTGGTCCGCCTGGTCGGGCAGGCCCACGGCAACGGGCTGTTCGCGCTCTGCCGGGCCGAGGACGACCGTCCGGTCGTCGCCGAGCGGGAGGCCAAGTCGGTCAGCAACGAGGACACCTACGACACCGACCTGGTCGACAAGCGGCTGCTCGAGGGACTGCTCACCAAGCAGGCCCGCGGCGTCGCCGAGCGGCTGCGCAAGGCGCGGCTGTCGGGGCGCACGGTGAGCATCAAGGTGCGGCTGCACGACTTCACCACCCACTCGCGCTCCACCACGCTGCCCTCCCCCACCGACGACCCGGCGACGATCGGCCGGCTCGCCCGTGCGCTGCTCGCCGAGGTCGACACCTCCGAGGGGGTCCGCCTGCTCGGGGTGGGGGTCTCGGGACTCGCCGACTGGATCCAGGAGGACCTGTTCGCGCTGGAGGAGGAGTCGGCCGAGCCCGAGTCCGAGGAGGTCGACGCCGCAGTCGTCCGGCGTCGTGCCGGGTGGTCTCCGGGCATGGACGTCGAGCACACCGAGCACGGGCCCGGTTGGGTCTGGGGGTCCGGGGTCGGCCGGGTCACGGTCCGCTTCGAGACCGCCGCGACCGGTCCGGGGCCGGTGCGCACCTTCGCCGACGACGACCCGGCGCTGAGTCCTCTGCGCCGGCCCTCAGCGGAGGACGAGGCGGACTGA
- a CDS encoding 5-oxoprolinase subunit C family protein, translating to MRQVRVLDPGVLTTVQDDGRPGLAHLGVPRSGWLDPRAARLANRLVGNDEAEAVLENLFGGLVLTCGSALTVAVTGAACPVTVDGSGAGFGCAVSVPAGSRLRLGTPASGLRAYVAVGGGLRVPEVLGSRSTDTLSGIGPAPLAEGDLLALGPSYGVVGGVEVWPDVPDEVTVLRCRPGPRLDWCDLRGLVDATYEVAPDSDRVGLRLRGTAVERVRTDELPSEGMVLGSVQVPPDGQPVVFLRDHPVTGGYPVPCVVEPEDLARCAQLRPGDSVRLVLR from the coding sequence GTGAGGCAGGTCCGTGTCCTCGACCCGGGGGTGCTCACCACGGTCCAGGACGACGGCCGGCCCGGCCTGGCCCACCTCGGCGTGCCCCGCTCGGGCTGGCTCGACCCGCGTGCGGCCCGGCTGGCCAACCGACTGGTCGGCAACGACGAGGCCGAGGCGGTCCTGGAGAACCTCTTCGGCGGGCTCGTCCTGACCTGCGGCTCCGCCCTGACCGTCGCGGTGACCGGCGCCGCCTGCCCGGTCACCGTGGACGGGTCCGGCGCCGGGTTCGGGTGCGCCGTGTCGGTGCCCGCCGGCTCGCGCCTGCGACTCGGTACGCCGGCCAGCGGGCTGCGCGCCTACGTCGCGGTCGGCGGCGGGCTCCGGGTCCCCGAGGTGCTCGGATCCCGGTCGACCGACACGCTCTCCGGGATCGGGCCCGCCCCGCTGGCCGAGGGCGACCTGCTCGCCCTCGGGCCGTCGTACGGCGTGGTGGGCGGGGTCGAGGTGTGGCCGGACGTGCCCGACGAGGTGACCGTGCTGCGTTGCCGGCCGGGACCACGGCTCGACTGGTGCGACCTGCGTGGGCTGGTCGACGCGACCTACGAGGTCGCTCCCGACTCGGACCGGGTCGGGCTGCGGCTCCGCGGGACGGCGGTCGAGCGGGTGCGCACCGACGAGCTGCCCAGCGAGGGGATGGTGCTGGGGTCGGTGCAGGTGCCGCCGGACGGGCAGCCGGTGGTGTTCCTGCGCGACCACCCGGTGACCGGTGGCTACCCGGTGCCGTGCGTGGTCGAGCCGGAGGACCTGGCGCGCTGCGCCCAGCTCAGGCCGGGGGACTCAGTCCGCCTCGTCCTCCGCTGA
- a CDS encoding 5-oxoprolinase subunit B family protein — MSVRVLPCGGSSFLLEVDDVPRAYAAVTAALAAAGASAADVVPAARTVLVDGLRGMGAEALVEAVAAARADGPSSGGGRVEVPTVYDGEDLDVVARHWDMTRQEVVATHTGLDLVVAFCGFAPGFAYLSGMAERHSVPRRDSPRPRVPAGSVAVAGEFTGVYPRASPGGWLLLGRTDLVLWDPAADPPALLSPGTRVRFVEVR, encoded by the coding sequence GTGAGCGTGCGGGTGCTGCCGTGCGGCGGCTCGTCGTTCCTGCTCGAGGTCGACGACGTGCCGCGGGCCTACGCCGCGGTCACCGCGGCGCTGGCCGCGGCGGGGGCGAGCGCCGCGGACGTGGTCCCGGCGGCGCGGACCGTCCTGGTCGACGGCCTGCGGGGGATGGGCGCCGAGGCGCTGGTCGAGGCGGTCGCGGCGGCGCGGGCCGACGGGCCCTCGAGTGGCGGTGGCCGGGTCGAGGTGCCGACCGTCTACGACGGGGAGGACCTGGACGTGGTGGCCCGGCACTGGGACATGACCCGCCAGGAGGTCGTCGCGACGCACACCGGCCTGGACCTCGTGGTGGCGTTCTGCGGGTTCGCGCCCGGCTTCGCCTACCTCTCCGGGATGGCCGAGCGGCACAGCGTGCCGCGCCGCGACTCGCCGCGCCCCCGCGTGCCGGCCGGGTCCGTGGCGGTGGCCGGCGAGTTCACCGGCGTCTACCCGCGGGCCAGCCCCGGTGGCTGGCTGCTGCTGGGACGCACCGACCTCGTGCTGTGGGACCCCGCTGCCGACCCACCGGCCCTGCTCAGCCCTGGAACGCGGGTGCGGTTCGTGGAGGTGCGGTGA
- a CDS encoding 5-oxoprolinase subunit PxpA, with protein sequence MTEHSTGRTVDLNADLGEGVTDDAGLLALVTSANVACGFHAGDDETMRVVCEGAAEAGVRIGAQVSYDDREGFGRRPLDVAYDVLRAQVAEQVGLLDEIARAAGTLVSYVKPHGALYNRVVDHEEQAAAVLDGSGDLPVLGLPGGALLRLAAEAGRATYTEGFPDRGYLEPQGGVVRLVPRDQPGALVEEPEEIARRAVGLAADVHSVCVHGDGPTAVEAARAVRAALLGAGFALRGFL encoded by the coding sequence GTGACCGAGCATTCGACGGGGCGGACCGTGGACCTCAACGCCGACCTCGGGGAAGGCGTCACCGACGACGCGGGGCTGCTGGCCCTGGTGACCAGCGCCAACGTCGCCTGCGGCTTCCACGCCGGTGACGACGAGACGATGCGCGTCGTGTGCGAGGGGGCGGCGGAGGCCGGCGTGCGGATCGGCGCGCAGGTCTCCTACGACGACCGCGAGGGGTTCGGCCGGCGCCCCCTCGACGTGGCGTACGACGTGCTGCGGGCGCAGGTGGCGGAGCAGGTGGGGCTGCTCGACGAGATCGCCCGGGCGGCCGGGACGCTGGTCTCCTACGTCAAGCCGCACGGCGCGCTCTACAACCGCGTGGTCGACCACGAGGAGCAGGCCGCCGCCGTGCTCGACGGGTCGGGCGACCTGCCGGTGCTGGGGCTGCCGGGCGGCGCGCTGCTGCGGCTGGCCGCCGAGGCCGGCCGGGCGACGTACACCGAGGGCTTCCCGGACCGCGGCTACCTCGAGCCGCAGGGTGGGGTCGTCCGGCTGGTGCCGCGCGACCAGCCCGGCGCTCTGGTCGAGGAGCCGGAGGAGATCGCCCGGCGCGCGGTCGGGCTCGCCGCCGACGTCCACTCGGTGTGCGTGCACGGCGACGGGCCGACCGCGGTGGAGGCGGCCCGGGCCGTGCGGGCGGCGCTGCTCGGGGCCGGGTTCGCACTTCGAGGGTTTCTGTGA